Genomic segment of Arachis hypogaea cultivar Tifrunner chromosome 16, arahy.Tifrunner.gnm2.J5K5, whole genome shotgun sequence:
ccgttaatacaaaaaaaatattgacaagagaactaaCCAATTTCATAAGAGTAAAGatcaagaacaaaaaaaatatttttttaattaagaggCTTATTGTCTTTGGAAACAATTAtcattgtttaaatttttttattattatttattgttaataattaatcaataacatttaaaaatatattattaaactattaaattaaaataattaaactgataTCTAAAAGTATTGATATCAAAAAGTACTAATTAAAAATAGTATGTTCTGCTGGTCAAGATGTTTTGACTTTTGACTTTTTTTCAGTCCAACAAGGCAAAAAGCCATCCAGTTTGAAATTGCCCCACTAATTCACTAAAGTCGTTGCCTTTCAAATGGCTGCTAAACTAAGTGTCAAACCTGGTGTCTAGTTGTCGTAGCGGTGGTTGTGATGGTGCGTAATGGCCGACATCATCCTCTTCTATTATTAGCAACTAGCAACAAAGCCATCATAATAATTGTTTCGGAATATCTTTTACGTTttctaaatataatataattatattttatccaCATAATCTCAAATTAATATAGATAAAGataaattattatgattaattttGAAGCATAATGttgtataaatattattattttagtcaTTATTAGTTATcataaatatttgattataaatataattgaaaaatGCGTTAAATAAGGATGTATTTATTTTaatgagaaaatattattttgcgGTGTACACCAAGTTCTGAAAGCAATAACTTACATACATTGTATGGATCCTTTTAGAACTGGTCCACTCCCTTCACTTTACTCTCTATAAATAAATGGCTTATCAATGTTGGAGTTCAGATATCTTGCTTTAATCCCAACATATAAACAACATTATTATATCACagaaactaattaattattattagaatggGTGAAGCTCCAGTGATTCCTCTTCTTACTCCTTACAAAATGGGCAACTTCAATCTCTCCCATAGGTATGTCATAATAAGAatctttttctcttattaatCATGTGTTTTCTTTTTACTTAGCAAGTTAATAAGGTTTaacattaaaatattattttgtcaTTTCAGAGTTGTTTTGGCACCGTTGACAAGACAGAGATCTTATGACAATGTTCCACAGTCCCATGCTGTATTGTATTACTCCCAGAGAGCTTCTAAGGGAGGCTTTTTGATAACTGAAGCTACTGGAGTCTCTAACACCGCTCAAGGGTATTTCTTTTCTAACtttattttagagagaaaaaaaaataaattcttaactTTTTAATTCAAAGACACAAAGTTTTTgactaattgaaaatataaaaacattCTTGATCTTTTAAAATACCAAAACATTTAAGTATTTTccttcaaaatatataaaaacaaattggttctccaaaagaatttagatatCTCGcgttttagaaaaagaaaaacgcttttatatttttaattagtcgagaaattaaatatatttgtatatttaaatatataaataatgaagAATAATGGTGAAATGAAGGATGTTGCACACACCGGGCATATGGACTAAAGAGCAAGTAGAGGCATGGAAACCCATTGTGGATGCTGTTCATGCCAAAGGTGCAACATTCTTTTGTCAGCTTTGGCATGTTGGAAGGGTATCAAGTTCAGGTACTTTCCTCATTTTAACTTTCTGTCTAAAATTTTCTTACCCACCTTCTTAGACTAACATTAATTAACTTGGGCATGTGTGTATGATGTGTCTACTTTCTAGTCTTCTAGAGATAGCTGAACTTATTAAGTTTGAAATGCTTAAGGAGATGTGAGAACTGTGTCTTATTAAAGGTTTCATTTTCGTATAAAAGATATGGTGATACTACGTGATCAAGttattttggtaattaaatttaattacggTTCAATAAAATATTAGCACAATAAAAATTAGTTGAAGGAAAGAAGGAGAtgcataaaaagaagaaaaaatatttgattgaaattagtcacaaaaataataatatttgaaaaataataaaaaatcagtttaaaattattttattaatttttattaattattattagactAATTGTGTAATATTAGATGTAATAAATATGTAGTTAcagatattatataaaattatgaatgttatcTTATATGAGATAAATTTAGATATTGTTTTCCTAACATTATtgttacaaaaataatttgtttacaaaatttttttctcatcatatatttttaacaaaaattatagatatatacaaaattagttattagtataaaatatatattaaaatataaaatatacattaaaataaatataaatacatatttataCCGATAGTTGATTTTGATGGAcgcttaacattttttatttttaactataaTGTGTTTGTTTTTCTCGATCTATATTATATCATTCTCTgctcacaaaataaacaaataaacataaGAATCCGTCATTTTGTTGTGTAATTTTGGCAATTACAGCTTATCAACCAAATGGAGAGGCTCCAATTTCTTCAACAGACAAGCCCCTCAAACCACAATTTCGGAATGATGGTAATGAAGCTCAGTACACACCACCAAGGCGTCTTAGGACCGATGAAATCCCTCATATCGTTAATGACTTCAGACTTGCTGCAAGGAATGCTATAGAAGCAGGTAATTTAATTTATAGTGATTATTCAcgtaaaaatatctttatataaaaataataattaaaaatcgtcAAGTTAATTTGATAATTGATACCATAATTTAAAAGACAAACAAAATATAACAATTCTATGACATAACATGAACATagaagttgatatttaaaaactgttagatgatttgataaatctaattagattatttttaggtgaaaactcagatatacgtgaagttgatacctgagagccgttagataatttgactgatttgactaatttcatcggctctcaactatcaacttcacgtgaagttgactgtatctgagttttcaccttatttCTAACATGAGGACAACTGTACGTGAAAGTTCACCTTGTAAATTAATCCAATAATAAGTGCAATGTTTCATGCTGATGTAAATTGTAGGGTTTGATGGGGTTGAAATCCATGGAGCACATGGGTATTTGCTAGAGCAATTCATGAAAGACCAAGTGAATGACCGTACAGATGAATATGGCGGATCTCTGGAGAACCGTTGTCGATTCACGTTGGAAGTTGTCGAGGCCATTGTAAACGAGATAGGTGCAAACAGAGTCGGAATTAGGCTCTCACCTTTTGCAGACTATGCAGATAGTGGAGATTCCAACCCAAAGAAACTTGGACTCTACATTGTTAATGAATTAAACAAATACAACATTCTATATTGTCACATGGTAGAACCAAGAATGAAGAATGTGCTTGAAATAAGTACTCAATGTCCACACAGCTTGGTGCCAATGAGAAAGGCCTTCAATGGCACTTTCATTGCTGCTGGAGGCTATGATCAACAAGGTGGGATTGATGCAATTGCTCAAAATAGAGCAGATCTTGTTGCTTATGGCCGTTTGTTCTTGGCTAATCCAGATTTGCCAAACAGGTTTGCAATTAATGATGCTCCTCTCAACAAGTATAATAGAGAGACATTCTACACTCCTGATCCTGTTGTTGGTTATACCGACTATCCATTTCTTGAGTAGAATGTATCACTAGAAATTCGcttattaccgtcggatttaatTATTTTCGGATAAATTGACAAAATTAGtcaaatttcgaaaaaaaaaaaagatttttcatatttttcatagGCTGTTTCTATAGATGCACCTCTTTCTCAAGTCAGAGAGAAGTTTATGTTATGTTTTTGTGTAATGAGTAATGATGTCAATAAAGAAGAGAAGAACACTGAATTTGTTATTGGATTtttagtatgtatataatatttttgcagTAAAAATAAGGAAGACATAGCAATCCAATTTGCCATTATTTGATAAGAATTATCTTATGCACAGATTCAAAACAAATACATCAAACtagaataaataattaagaaAGCAATAAAACCTCTACATGAAGAAAATTCTTCAGTTGTACCATAGTTGCATTGCATgcaatacattaattaattagttgCTCCACAAAATCTTCTAATCT
This window contains:
- the LOC112697601 gene encoding 12-oxophytodienoate reductase 1, whose protein sequence is MGEAPVIPLLTPYKMGNFNLSHRVVLAPLTRQRSYDNVPQSHAVLYYSQRASKGGFLITEATGVSNTAQGMLHTPGIWTKEQVEAWKPIVDAVHAKGATFFCQLWHVGRVSSSAYQPNGEAPISSTDKPLKPQFRNDGNEAQYTPPRRLRTDEIPHIVNDFRLAARNAIEAGFDGVEIHGAHGYLLEQFMKDQVNDRTDEYGGSLENRCRFTLEVVEAIVNEIGANRVGIRLSPFADYADSGDSNPKKLGLYIVNELNKYNILYCHMVEPRMKNVLEISTQCPHSLVPMRKAFNGTFIAAGGYDQQGGIDAIAQNRADLVAYGRLFLANPDLPNRFAINDAPLNKYNRETFYTPDPVVGYTDYPFLE